Sequence from the Pedobacter sp. D749 genome:
TGGGTTTTAACAAGCGCTTTGAAATCAGTTCTGACATAGGTACCCGCCCTTAAACGGACGTTAGCACTTCCCTCGCCCTGCCAGTATTCTATAACCAGATTGTAAACCGAATCTTTTGATGTTTCTAATTTATACGTTTTAGCGCCCCAACGGTTCCTCGACCAGGCGTCAATTACATTTTTGCCGTTAATGATAAAACGGTATCCATCATCAGCATTCAATTCGAAGGTGATGGAGCCAGTGCTTGTAGGTTTGAATACAGTGCTGTATCTGGCAGAAAAATTATTAGCGGTTAATTTATCTGCAATTTTTTCGCCTTCCTGCCAGCTGTTTTCAAGTTTTGGCTCAGTCCTGGTTAACACCGGTTTGCCTTCCAATGAAATGTTGCTAAAATATTCTGATTTAAAGCCCTGAACACCGTCAGTTTTGTATTGGCTATTTAAATCCAGGTAACTTAACAGCGTATCATTGGTGAAAGAAACAGCCTGCTGGTAAACAACCTCGGTCTGCTTACCAACTTTATCCTGAATGCCCTGTAAAACAGTGGTGATTTTGGAAGGAGTTCCATTATAATTTCCCAGTACGGAGATTGAGTTATCTGCATTAGGACCCAGTACAACGATTTTTTTGAGATTCTTTTTTAAAGGCAGTGTATGTGATTCATTTCTGAGCAATACCATCGATTCACGTGCCATTTTAAGTGCATGTGCCTTATGCTCGCTATTTTCCAGCACACTGCTCGGGGTATTGGCGTATTTAACCATCGAAGAGGGATCGAACATACCCAGCCTGAAACGGATCATGAACAATCTTTTCACAGAAACGTCGATGTCTTTTTCTTTAATTATTCCCGTTTTCACTGCGGTGATCAAAGCCTTATAAGCTTCTGTACCGCAATCCAGGTCAGTTCCATGAAAAACGGCATCTGCAGCAGCTGATGCCGCATTTGGATGTGTTTTGTGGTTTTTGTAAAAGTCATCTATGGCCCAACAGTCGGAGGTTACATAGCCCTTAAAGTTCCATTTCCTGCGCAGAATATCAGTCATTAAAAGATCATTAGCGCAGCAAGGCTGTCCTTGAAAAGCATTATAAGCGCACATTACACCTGCAACTTTTGATTGTGTAACCAGTTTTTCAAATGCCGGTAAATAGGTATCCCAGAGATCAAAATCGCTTACTGTAGTATTAAACACATGTCGAAGCGGTTCAGGACCACTATGTACCGCATAATGTTTGGCACAGGCGGCTGCCTTAAGGTATTTTGGGTCATCACCTTGCAAACCCCTTACAAAAGCATCTCCAAGGGTACCTGTCAGGTAAGGATCTTCACCGTAGGTTTCCTGACCTCTTCCCCAGCGCGGATCGCGAAAGATATTGATGTTTGGCGTCCAGTAGGTTAAGCCTAGATAGCGCTCATTTGTTCTGCCCTGTTCTAGTGCCTTATTGTAAATAGCCCTTCCTTCTAAAGCCGAATAGTCGGCCATTTTATAAAGCGCCGAAGGATCGAAGGTTGCAGCCATGGCTATTGCCTGAGGATAAACGGTTACTTTAAAAGGTGTTCTCGCTACTCCGTGTAACGTTTCATTCCACCAATCGTACGCAGGAATCTTAAAGCGGGGAATCGCCGGTGCAGCATTAAGCATTTGCATCACCTTTTCATCCAGGCTAAGCCTTGAAACCAAATCATCTACCCTTTTTTCAAATGGAAGTTTGTAGTCCTGAAAAGGGTATTCCTGGGCTTTCACCAAACTGCATAAATTGCAGAAAAGGATTACAAGAAGTAATTTTTTAAAGTAGTTGTGTTTTCTCATAATTGGGCTGCTAAAAATTCATTGATAAAATTTCCTTTACATCTGGTTGCTTTGCAGATAAGGAAGATTCCAATGATTGATCGGTTTATTTGGTTAATGTTATTGTGAATAGACTAAAAGCCTGTTTAAAATTAAATAAAATTTATTTCGTATGTCAGTCTGAGCGTAGTCGAAGACCATTTCAACGCATTAATAAAGCAATCGACTACGCTACCATTGATGTTGTTTTTTAAGTTATTATCAGTCAGCATTTAACTGCTTTCGTATTTCCATCCGGCTAGGCCATAGCACGGTATCCACGTTCTACTTAAATCCGGCCTAACAAATTTTTCGGGCTGCACTGTTCTGGCTGCAGAACTGCCTTCAAAAGAAAAATTTTCAGCCGGCATTTTTTGTTTTTTCACATGCCTTTATTTTTTCAACTGTGCTCAAGCTAGCTCCGCTGGTCTTTTTGATGCCAAAAAGAAAGAGCCTTTCGGCGGCGGTGAGCCGAGGCAAGACTGCGCCGTAGGCCAAGAGAAAACAATTTTACGTCATTCATATTGATTTTAAACAATTATTTAATCCTCAGTGTGAAAGCAAAAGGCCATTTATATTTGTTATAAAAATTTAAACAGGCTCTAAAAGCTTTTGTCGGGTTCCGCACTAATTTTAAAACGTGATTTAATGAGTACCTGTCCTGACAATGTAAGGTAAACCTATTCATTAGAATTTTATCACCTCGAAAAATGCTTTTTTAGGCATTAGATTTTTATCGAACAACAGCGGATAGTTCTTAGGTCCGCGATTGTCCAGCCAGCTGTACCTGTCTGATAAATTCCAGAAGGTGACCCCCGTAATGTTGGCTTTGTATTTGCGCAGCACTTCAAAAATCATTTTATATTGGCTGAGTTGCTTTTCTTCCATTTCCGGAGTAAATGGTTCAACTTCGCTGCTTGCATTGCCCTTGATTAACCGTCCGCCCTGGTTGCCGCTATAAACCGATACATCAAGCTCGGTGATTTGAACTTTAAGTCCAAGCGACGAAAATAGTGCAATGGATTTTTCCAGTTCAGAACGGCTAGGGTTGTTTATCGACCAGTGCCCCTGGAGGCCAACGCCATGTATTGGAACGCCCTTAGCCAACAGCCCCTTAAGCATTCTGTAAATTTTATCACGTTTTAATGGCTGTTCTGTATTGTAATCGTTGTAAAACAGTTGGGCCTTTGGGTCGGCCTGGTGGGCATACCTGAACGCCATTTCTACAAAATCCTCACCTGCGATCTGGTAAAGCGGCGATTTCCTGAAATAAGCAGAATCGTCTGCAATCACTTCATTTACGACGTCCCAGGCGTAAATGTCTTTCTTATACCTGTTTACCACTGTATTGATGTGCTCCTGGATTCTTTTTAATAAAATTTCTTTCGAAACCATATTTCCGTCTTCGCCTTTAAACAACCAGTTTGGCGTTTGCTTGTGCCATACCAGGCAATGGCCACGTAGCTTTAAACCATTAATCCTGGCAAAAGCGGCTATAGAATCTGCCATTTTCCAGTTGTAGGTATTTTCCATGGGATGAATAGGGCCCATTTTCATTGCATTTTCAGCTGTGATGCTGTTGAACTGGTTAAGAATCAAATTCCGGTTATTTCCACTAAGATCCCATGGCGTAATAGCTACTCCTATGGGGAAATATTTTTGGTAGTAGTCTTTCAGTCCTTTGGCATTAACTTCCTGGCTTTTATATGCGCTAAAAACTACTCCGGTAGCCAAGAGTAAGACGGCCAGGTAGGGGATGATATTTGGTTTTCTCATATTTGATCAGGGTAATGCTAAAAGTTTGCAAAATCGTATGTTTTTTAGGCTGACCAGGCTTCTTATCGTCAATTTTATGAAACAAATGTCATGTAATGAATTTATGACATGATTGGCTGGTGCTTATCTCGTGATCAACCCGGCTTATTTTGTGCCTTTTTAAACATCTGTTCTTATGTTCATGACAAATATGACTGTTGATCTACGTACTTAGGTCTAAATTTACTGGATTTTTTTCTGCATTGATCATAGAATGAAATCGAATTGCCATTTAACCAAATATAATGCGTACAACTAAATTTCTCATTGCCATCTTTACTGTTACTCTTTTCGCAGCTTTTTCCAGCTGTGGCAGTTATACCAGGGCTAAAAAAAATAACCCCGGCTTAAAAGATTATTATCAGTCTTACTTCAACATTGGGGTTGCGGTTTCGGCCCAAACCATAAAAGAAGAGCAGGGCACATTACTTTTAAAGGAATTTAATAGCATAACGCCCGAGAACGCGATGAAAATGCAACCCATTCATCCTCGTGAGGATGTTTATAATTGGACCGAGGCCGATGCACTGGTTAATTTTGCACTTAACAACCGGATTAAAATAAGGGGGCATACCTTGTGCTGGCATGAGCAGGTACCGGCCTGGATTTTTAAGAACAGTTCGGGAGGAGGGGTTGATAAAGAGCTGTTGCTTAAACGGCTTAAAGACCATATCACAACCGTTGTGGGAAGGTACAAGGGAAAGGTATATGCCTGGGATGTGGTTAATGAAGTTATTGGTGATGAAGATGATCAATATTTGAGACCTTCTTTATGGAAGGAGATCTGTGGAGAGGAGTTTATTGCCAAGGCCTTCGAATATGCACATCAGGCTGATCCTGATGCATTGCTTTTTTATAATGACTATAACTCGGAACGACCTGCAAAAAGAGCAAAAATCTATAAAATGCTTAAAAAACTGGTTGATGCTAAGGTGCCTGTTCATGGAGTAGGCTTGCAGGGACATTGGTCTGTTTTTGAGCCCAGTGACACCGAATTAAGGGAATCTTTAAAATTATATGCTTCTCTTGGCTTGCAGATTCAGATCACAGAAATGGATCTATCTATCTATAAATGGGA
This genomic interval carries:
- a CDS encoding glycoside hydrolase family 3 C-terminal domain-containing protein, producing MRKHNYFKKLLLVILFCNLCSLVKAQEYPFQDYKLPFEKRVDDLVSRLSLDEKVMQMLNAAPAIPRFKIPAYDWWNETLHGVARTPFKVTVYPQAIAMAATFDPSALYKMADYSALEGRAIYNKALEQGRTNERYLGLTYWTPNINIFRDPRWGRGQETYGEDPYLTGTLGDAFVRGLQGDDPKYLKAAACAKHYAVHSGPEPLRHVFNTTVSDFDLWDTYLPAFEKLVTQSKVAGVMCAYNAFQGQPCCANDLLMTDILRRKWNFKGYVTSDCWAIDDFYKNHKTHPNAASAAADAVFHGTDLDCGTEAYKALITAVKTGIIKEKDIDVSVKRLFMIRFRLGMFDPSSMVKYANTPSSVLENSEHKAHALKMARESMVLLRNESHTLPLKKNLKKIVVLGPNADNSISVLGNYNGTPSKITTVLQGIQDKVGKQTEVVYQQAVSFTNDTLLSYLDLNSQYKTDGVQGFKSEYFSNISLEGKPVLTRTEPKLENSWQEGEKIADKLTANNFSARYSTVFKPTSTGSITFELNADDGYRFIINGKNVIDAWSRNRWGAKTYKLETSKDSVYNLVIEYWQGEGSANVRLRAGTYVRTDFKALVKTHADADAFVFVGGISPQLEGEEMRVDYPGFSGGDRTSIMLPAAQTALMKSLKESGKPVVFVMMTGSAIAIPWEAENIPAILNAWYGGQATGEAVADILFGDYSPSGRLPVTFYASDKDLGDFSDYSMKNRTYRYFKGKPLYGFGYGLSYSSFLYEKFVAPAALKAGKGTEVSVMVSNKGKFRSDEVVQLYQLNNQKSIKSAAKALKGFKRISLEPGESKLVKFSLKANDLSYIGQDGSRQFYKGSITLAVGGSQPDELSPKSGNIMKKVIRVN
- a CDS encoding endo-1,4-beta-xylanase, which gives rise to MRKPNIIPYLAVLLLATGVVFSAYKSQEVNAKGLKDYYQKYFPIGVAITPWDLSGNNRNLILNQFNSITAENAMKMGPIHPMENTYNWKMADSIAAFARINGLKLRGHCLVWHKQTPNWLFKGEDGNMVSKEILLKRIQEHINTVVNRYKKDIYAWDVVNEVIADDSAYFRKSPLYQIAGEDFVEMAFRYAHQADPKAQLFYNDYNTEQPLKRDKIYRMLKGLLAKGVPIHGVGLQGHWSINNPSRSELEKSIALFSSLGLKVQITELDVSVYSGNQGGRLIKGNASSEVEPFTPEMEEKQLSQYKMIFEVLRKYKANITGVTFWNLSDRYSWLDNRGPKNYPLLFDKNLMPKKAFFEVIKF
- a CDS encoding endo-1,4-beta-xylanase, producing the protein MRTTKFLIAIFTVTLFAAFSSCGSYTRAKKNNPGLKDYYQSYFNIGVAVSAQTIKEEQGTLLLKEFNSITPENAMKMQPIHPREDVYNWTEADALVNFALNNRIKIRGHTLCWHEQVPAWIFKNSSGGGVDKELLLKRLKDHITTVVGRYKGKVYAWDVVNEVIGDEDDQYLRPSLWKEICGEEFIAKAFEYAHQADPDALLFYNDYNSERPAKRAKIYKMLKKLVDAKVPVHGVGLQGHWSVFEPSDTELRESLKLYASLGLQIQITEMDLSIYKWEKNLRAKKPGEPDSLTAVLEKKQSDRYARLFSIFREFKKNISSVTFWNLSDRSTWLDQYPVPGRKNYPLLFDQNLQRKKAYRGVVNF